AGGACCGCACTCTAACCGAAAGGAACTAAACGTGAACGCAACTCGCGAAATATATATCCGATGGCTGATCCGAAGCGATCTGAGCCGTGTCCTGGAGATCGAGCGGGACTGCTTCGACAACCCCTGGGACGCCGATGATTTCAACGCCTGCCTCCGGCAACGCAATTGCATCGGCCAGGTGGCCGAGATCCGTTCAGTGCCGGGCGGACTGCCCGATCGCGTACTCGGCTTCATGATCTACGAGCTGGAGAAGGAGACGATCCGGGTCCGCAACTTCGCGGTCGATTCCCAGGCTCGCCGGACGGGAGTCGGGACCGCCCTGGTCGGCCGTCTGTTCCGCAAGCTCGGCCGCTTCGGCGAAGTGCGGCGATCGCGAATCGCGGTGATCCTTCGGGAGTCGAATCTGGACGCCCAGAGCTTTTATCGGCATTTCGGATTCAAGGCGGTGAAGGTCTTGAGGGCCTTCTACCAGGACACCGGCGAGGATGGCTACGAGCTGGTCTACCGGAGCAACTAACGTCCGCCCAGGGTCCGATTCTCTCACACGGTAACAGGAATGATTCATATGGCAGTACGCCGCCGCAAGCTGGTTCTGGACCCGCCCGATTTGGAACTGTTGCTCGATCGACTGGAATCGGCTGTCGATCCGATTTTTGAATTGGTCTGCGAACTTTTCGACGAGCACTACCAAGGCGCTGCCGAGGGGCAATTCGCCGAGGCCTGCCTCTTCGCCAACAAGATCGTCGGGATTCTGCTGATGCGAGCCCTGCCGGAAGAGTTCCTCTCGACCGCCCCAACGCCGACCCGGGCCGATGTCGGCACGCCCAAGAAGGTTGCCGTGCTGCGGCAGCGCTTTCGTCGTCAGCAGGAGCTCTTCAGCGAACTGGACGCCCAGGCCGATCAGTTCCGCTCCGGGCTCAAGGTGCGGAAACCGCAGGGAATCCGCCGGCCGATCGTGGTGGGGCGGGAAGCGGGGTGAGGGAGAGAAATCGATCAGAATATGCTTTTACGCTAATGAATAAAGTGAGCTGAGGGTCGATTAGGAATAAGACCTTGTTGGGGTCAAGCTGGATACTTCATCACTCGACGAATCAGAACTGAGAAAAAATTTGGATTGCATTTGACAAGTTTGGCTCTAAAGCTGAAGATACGGCATCCTTCAATCCTAGAGCCTACCTAGAAAACTATGAGCGACAGTAGCTTTTATGAGCGATTAGAAAATATCGCCACTTCCAAGCAACTACATCAGATACTCAGAGATCTCAAAAAGGACCATCCTAAGGAAATACAAGTCACTGGGCCAAAAAGTGATCTTGTCCAGAGACTACGGCGCGCTGTAGATGACGGGCTTATTCCAATTACAGAAGTTCGTTCATTGCTTCACGAATGCGAAGAAAATGGCCATCAGCATATCTGGTACTATCTGCCAAACTCTGGATCTTTGAGTTTTTGTAAAAATTTCAAACGATTCGCTAGCCAGTTCGAGGTAAAGAATGAAGTAGATCTTAGCGACTTTCCGAAATTTAAGGTGACACGGGGCAAACTGGAATGGGCTGATTTCAGGGAAGAAGAGATTTCCAAGCAAGATAAAGCTGGTAAATGGACGATTAAATTTTACGGCCATGAGGATCGCCACCAATGGGATTCTCCACCTATAATTAAAGGCAACACAATAACCCAGCACGGAAAAGTAGTCGACGATTACTACACTGCGGTAGTGAGATGGAATCCGCCTGACATTTTGGAACTCCGACTCACAATCACGCATAGCAGGGCCAAGTTGCTAGCAAGGCTAGAAGCCATTTGGCAAAAGCTAAGTTTTGGAATTAAGTTTGCAGATTGTACTCCGTGGGATCTTTCTGAAGCGAGAAACAATCTTTTTGCGTCTCGTGGCGTTAACTCCAAACGGTACCAAATTTGCACGACTACTATCATAGATCCAAGCTCAGGAAGTACGTCGTTCTCGCCACGCGACAGCGCAGAGCTTTTAGAAGATGAAAGGGTTAGAGCAGATGCTGTCAAACTTTTTGAACAGAATGGGTGTAAGCCATCTACGTTCGCAGTGAACTGGTTGGATTTGCCTAATAAAGAACAAACTGAGCTAAGAACGATTATTACCCCTCGTCTTACTCACAATAACGAAATCGTGATTACGTCAAAAACTTCTTCTAGTACCGTAGATTATGTCACGCGTGAACTTCGAAAATTTAGCTCATAAGAAGCCTGAACTCGCCAGCGTTTTCCGTGAGCTTCAAGCTTGGGTTGATCGCCATCCAAGGACGAATTTTTTGGAGGGTGTTCGACTGACGAAAGAAATGCCTGACTTGGCTATTTCTGATTTGTATGCGGCTCTGCTCCTTAGTGTCGAGAGCGGGCTAACTCATCGAGTATTCAAGTTTCGGGACCCTCACGGTCAGCTACTTGATGATGACTTTGAAACGTTGGATAAAATCCCTGAAACTTTTCCGGATCGCCTACATCAACATTATTATCGACGTGAGGATTGTGATCTGATCTCCGGCTACAAGCTTGAGGGGTAATGGAAGAGTTCCAATTTCCATTCCCTGTACACCTACCTGATGAAATGCACTGTTTCGTCAGAAATTTTCGCGATGCCCTCAGGAACGGAGCAAATCCGTTCACTCTCAAATTTGATCTAACATCAGAAGCTAGTAAAATGTTTGGTGTTACTTTTTCTCATGACTTCCTGGAAATTCTCTCTCATTTTGAACGGGGTAACATCGTGGTCAACAACTCAGGATCAGGAAACGTTTCGGTTCAAAAAGCTGGCGGCTCGATGGTAGGAGTCGTTGGCGCAGGCGCGACGGCAGAATTTGGAGACATCAATGCTTTTTGTACTTGGATTAAAGACAGTGAAGTGAATGCTGATCTGAAGTCTGCAATTCTTGGCGGTCGAGATGAAATTAATCGTGAAGTAAAAGACCCAGAAGAAAAGGAAGCGGTTCTCGAAGCGTACAAGAAACTCGCCGAAGAAGCTGTGAAACAACAGCCTAAACCGAGCGTGTTGAAGACAGCTTGGGGGGCGATAAAATCGATATTAAGTTTGGGAGAAGCAGTTCCCTGCCTGGTCAAGTTAGGAGAACATCTAGGCTTGCCAATTTAAGCTCACCTTCTTGTTTTCAGAAGTTAATTTAGATGCGTTCCAGGATTCAATTAATTTATAGAGTCCTGGCTTGCTGTAATTGCAACTCCTTTCTCTAATCTTGTCAAAAAGTTTCAGCCTGCCCACTTCTCCCCCATCTGCTACCCTCAAGCCTGTGCATAGCTACCGCACGCATAGAAATTATGGCCAAAAAACCGACCAAGCGGCCCCGGAAGGCCGCGTCCGTGCCCCGTAAACCGCCGCCGCGCAGCGTCCGCCAGGAGGTCCTGGGCGAGCGCCGGCTCGTGGAAATCGCCGAGCTGTACGCCACCGGATTCACGCAATGGGAAATCGCCGAGCGGTTCGGGCTGAACCAGAGCACCATCTCCCGCGCCCTCGACGATTGCCGCAAAGCCTGGCGGGAAACGTATGCGGCTCAGTTCAACGAGCGGATCTACACCGAGCTGGCCAAGATCGACGCCCTGGAGATCGAGGCCTGGCGGGCCTACCGCCGCAGCTGCCAGGATCAGAAGCGATCCAAGATCCGCACGATCGACCAGAAGAAAGAGCAGGCGGTGACCATGGGCTCCCGCGACGGCGAGCCCCGTTATCAGGAGATGGTGCTGAAGTGCATAGATCGACGATTGCGATTGCTCGGCCTGGATGCCCCGCAGAAGTTTGCCCCCACCACTCCCGATGGGACCGAGCCTTATGATCAGCTGTCAACGGAGGACCTGATTGCTCGCCGCCAAGCCATTGTCGAGCGACTCCAGTTCGTCGAGAAAGCAACAGGAGCGCGAGCTGCTGAGGCTCGACCGCGAGCTGCTGATCCGATCCGCAAGAAGTAACTTCGCGGCGTATGCCACCGCGATCAATCCCTCGACCTACCGCTACGATTGCGATTCCCATTTCTACGGCGATCTCTATTCGCACGTCGATGCGTTTGCCCACGGCGAGATCCCGCTTCTCATCATCGAGGCCCCCGCCGGCACCGGGAAATCCGAAACGGTCTCGCAGCTGCTGCCCACGTTCCTGGCGGGCAACTTCCCCAACGATCGCACGATCGCCGCCGCCCACACCGCCAGCCTGGCCGAGGAGCAGGCCCGGGCGGTGAAGATGATCATCGAGCCCGGCATCGAGAAGGCCGATCCGCTCGATATCCAGTTTTCCGATGTCTTCCCGCATATCAAGCTCGGCTCGTCCCGGACCGGTCGACGCAGTGATCGCACCCGGCAGGATCTCTTCGATTACTCGGGCTTTCGGGGCGGCTATACCTGCGCCGGCGTGGATGGCCCGATCTCCGGCCGGCGGGCCAAGTGGCTGCTGCTCGATGACCCGATCAAGGATCGCCTGGCCGCCGACAGCCCGGTGCACCGCGAACACGTTTGGCGATGGTACACCGACGTCTTCCGTCGCCGTGGTACGCCCAACTGGCGGATGTGCATCGTCTCGACCCGCTGGCACCTCGACGACCTGGTCGGCCGGATTCGCAAGAAAGCGAAGGAGAATCCCAAGGTCCCGCAGCCGGTCGTGCTGACGTTCCAATCGCTCAAAACGCAAGATCCGCGAATCGAGCCCCGCCCGAACGATAAACGCAAAGAGGGTGAGGCCCTGGTCCCCTGGATCCGCTCGAAAGAGCAATTGGAAGAGGAGCGAGCTCTGGAGCCGCGGGCCTTCGCTGCTCTCGACCAGCAGCTCCCGGAGGCCGAAGGCGGCTACGAATTCAACGCCGACTGGTTCGAGGGGTCCGATCTCTGGTTCGACCAGTTCCCCCGCGGCGACCTCACCTTTACCGGGATTGCCCTCGATCCTTCGCTCGGTCGCAACGCCAAGCACGGCGACTACTCGGCGTACGTTCTGCTCGCTTCCGACGATTCTGGTACGCTCTGGGTGGAAGGGGACCTGGCTCGCCGACCGACGACCACCATGGTCGACGATGGGCTCGACCTGGCTGTTCGCTTTCAGCGTGAGACCGGTCGCTACCTGGATGGCTTTGGCTGTGAGACGGTCGGATTCCAGGAGCTGCTGCAACCGCTGTTCGATGCTCCTGGT
The genomic region above belongs to Telmatocola sphagniphila and contains:
- a CDS encoding GNAT family N-acetyltransferase; this encodes MNATREIYIRWLIRSDLSRVLEIERDCFDNPWDADDFNACLRQRNCIGQVAEIRSVPGGLPDRVLGFMIYELEKETIRVRNFAVDSQARRTGVGTALVGRLFRKLGRFGEVRRSRIAVILRESNLDAQSFYRHFGFKAVKVLRAFYQDTGEDGYELVYRSN
- a CDS encoding helix-turn-helix domain-containing protein, which gives rise to MAKKPTKRPRKAASVPRKPPPRSVRQEVLGERRLVEIAELYATGFTQWEIAERFGLNQSTISRALDDCRKAWRETYAAQFNERIYTELAKIDALEIEAWRAYRRSCQDQKRSKIRTIDQKKEQAVTMGSRDGEPRYQEMVLKCIDRRLRLLGLDAPQKFAPTTPDGTEPYDQLSTEDLIARRQAIVERLQFVEKATGARAAEARPRAADPIRKK